From Solea solea chromosome 20, fSolSol10.1, whole genome shotgun sequence, one genomic window encodes:
- the pef1 gene encoding peflin, which translates to MSFHYGQGYPGGGNPQPNAPYGGGRGPYGAPPSAPYGGATGQPGGSYGGYGAPAHGAQYGHVPGGAPSGHYGGYGGQPHGGQPHGGQPHGGHYGHHAPAGNVPPGVNPEAYQWFHTVDTDRSGFINLKELKQALVNSNWSAFNDETCLMMINMFDKTRSGRIDLFGFSALWEFMQRWRALFQQYDRDRSGTINGTELHQALAQMGYNLSPQFSETLVQRFTMRGGRPGIQLDRFIQVCTQLQSMTQVFRERDTGMTGNIRLNYEDFLSGAVTRLM; encoded by the exons ATGAGTTTCCACTACGGACAG GGCTATCCAGGAGGGGGCAACCCACAACCAAATGCTCCATATGGAGGTGGACGTGGTCCTTATGGTGCTCCCCCCTCAGCTCCGTATGGAGGTGCCACAGGTCAACCAGGAGGTTCCTATGGTGGTTATGGAGCCCCAGCTCACGGAGCGCAGTATGGACACGTACCAGGGGGTGCCCCCAGTGGACATTATGGAGGTTATGGTGGTCAGCCTCATGGTGGACAGCCTCATGGCGGACAGCCTCATGGCGGACATTATGGACACCATGCTCCTGCAG GTAACGTTCCTCCTGGAGTTAACCCAGAGGCATATCAGTGGTTCCACACTGTTGACACGGACCGCAGTGGCTTCATCAACCTCAAGGAGCTGAAGCAGGCACTTGTCAACTCCAACTGGTCTGCTTTTAACGATGAGACCTGCCTCATGATGATCA ATATGTTTGACAAGACCCGGTCAGGTCGAATTGACCTGTTTGGCTTCTCAGCACTGTGGGAGTTCATGCAGCGGTGGAGAGCGCTCTTTCAGCAATATGACAGAGACCGTTCTGGGACCATCAATGGCACAGAGCTACACCAAG CTCTGGCTCAGATGGGCTATAACCTCAGTCCCCAGTTTTCTGAGACGTTGGTGCAGCGCTTCACCATGCGAGGTGGGCGACCGGGCATCCAGCTGGACCGCTTCATCCAGGTGTGCACACAGCTCCAGAGCATGACGCAGGTCTTCAGGGAGAGGGACACGGGCATGACTGGCAATATCCGCCTCAACTATGAGGACTTCCTCTCTGGTGCCGTCACCAGGCTAATGTGA